ACAGACACCAAGAGAATGGAGGGTTTACATGAACATGGGGTGGTCGACTGTGTCAAAGCAgaagagagatcaaggaggattaGCAGAAGATTATTGGTGGTGTTTAATAGTTTTTATAGTATTTGTAATATTCCCTTTAAACTTGGTCTGGTTACAATAACTTTTGCTACTCATTGTGTTATATTTCACATCCTCTttaaagtattttgtttttcagtgCGTCACAATCATCTCTCTGATCTAGGTCACATCTGGTCCACACACTTCTCTGTGCACATCAATGTGTTGCTGAAACATTATAGCTATCTAATATTCATCTACGTTCTTCTGGTTTCTTGCAGAATCGTGTCATTCCCAAGAAATTTGATAAATGAGAGTGATACGAGAAAGGGTATAACATCGGCTTTCCGTATGTGGAGTGAAGTGACAGCCTTCCACTTCAAGGAGGTGCCAGCTAGCCAAGAGAGTGACCTCAAGATCGGTAGGTTACTTTTCTGGGGTGAATGTATAAGTATATCCACATTCATTAGAATGACAATCTAGGTGGTGCATGTGTGAGCTCGTTGGACAGTCGTGGACTGTAGGAGATGTCTCTAGTTGTGGGAGTGGACCCACTGTGCCACTAGCAGATGGCATTGGCTCACCTGAGACGTGAAGTCTGAATTCGTTCATCAGGCTACAAGATGGTGAAGTGTGATTCGTCCCTCCAGAGAACGTGTTTCCACTGGTCCAGAGTCCATTCGACGTTGGCATTATGCATGGTGATCTACAGCTTGTGtgcagctgctcgaccatggaaacTCAGTCCATGAAGCTCCTACTGAATAGTCCCTGCGCCAACATTGCTTCCGGAGGCAGCTTGGAACTTGGTAGTGAGTGCTTCAACTGAGAATAGACTATTTTTGTGCTCTACGCGTTTCAGCACTCAGTGGTCCCGTTCTGTAAGCTTGTGTGTCCTACCGCTTCActgctgagctgttgttgctccaaGATGTTAccacttcacaataacatcaCCTACAGTTGACCGGGACAGCTCTAGCAGGGAAGAAATCTGACGAACTGGCTTGTTGGAAAGCTGGCTTCACATGACAGTGATATATTGAAAGTCACTGAGGTCTGCAGTACGACCTATTCTATGGATAATGTCTGACTGTGGCGactgcatggctgtatgcttgattttaagCTCCTGTTATGAATGGCTATGGTTgcaatggccaaacacactaacTAGAAGTGTCCACATACCATGTAGTGTATATGTGTCTTGTGTAGATATGGGAATGCCTGCTATAATGCTACCAGTTTGAGCATGTCTCACCTAGATTTGGGAATACCTGATATAAAGGTACcagcaataaaatatttcaaCTAGATATTGGAATACCTGATAGGAAGGTGTATGTAATAGAATGGATATATCTGATACGTagaatttgttttacatttaccaGGGTTCTACGGTATAAATCATACAGACTGTTTGGAGTCGCGCATTCATTACTGCTTTGATGGGACAACTGGCGAGTTGGCACACGCCTACTTTCCGCAAACTGGGGAGATCCACTTTGATGACAGTGAATATTGGATTTTGGGAAACACCAGGTTCAGCTGGAAGAAAGGTCTGGATTTATGCTGTGATCTAAGAACCTAAATGGACTTTATTGTATCTGCTCATATATAGCATACTTACCATAATGCACATATTAAAGCTAAATATGGATAAAGGCCTCCTATACTTCCTCCTTGAGGCAGCATTGTACTGCACATATTGTGATAGAAAAGCAGGGTAAACCTTATATCAGAAGTTTCAGTTAGTTTTAGAGAGAGGACTCTAATCCCATCCTAACTTTAACTCTATATCTCTTGATACAGTCTCTCCACAACTTGGATGATCTTGGGGGTACCCCACGCATTTCGCCCTTACTAGCCTAGGCTTAGAGCTGATTTTCGTTTTTAGAGGGTGtcccacttgtttttttttttactattttcattcCGTATTGCTATATACACATAAAGTGTATCATACGCTTTTAACGTATGATATGCTTTAAGCGTATCTTCTAAAATGTACGCATTTTGTGTACTATGCAGAGTCACACGTATCTTACGATACTTGCGGTTCTACATACTAAGTAATATACGTCTATACTTTTTACATAAATTACGTCGGACTCTACATAAGGTCCACTGAATGTAGACTGAGGTTACCCATTGTCTATGCAAGCTGTATGTTTATGCCTTAGTTTATAACAATTGAGTTCTGTCTATCTAGGGGTGTGGCTCACGGACCTGGTGCACGTAGCAGCCCATGAAATTGGACATTCCCTGGGACTCATGCATTCCCTAAACAGCAATGCCCTGATGCACATTAATGCCACGCTGACCGGGAAAAAGACAATCTCCCAAGATGATCTGTGGGGGATTTACAGTCTGTATGGTGGGTATGAGCTAAAAATATTTTTCGTATGCCCTTTAATAAACCTTTTGCGTATGAAAAGTTGACAATGAACATGTCGACATTCAGAATGTCGTTGCCATAAGGTCAACAGTCAGAATGTTGACATTGTTAAATTGTATTTAACGTCGGTATTGCTAGTTCAAATCTAATGGtttatgtcgacattgtgactgtcgacctTACAACCtgttgacattcacaatgtcaacatttttaaCTCGGTCGACCTAATGAACGTGTCGACATTCTGACTGTTGACCTTATGGTGTCGACATTCTGAATGTGGACATGTTTGTTCATTGTCGACATTCCAACTGCTTCACACATCAACTAACCAGCGTGCCAAGGTATAAAATGTTCCCGGGCACAGTCTTGTGGAACATTAGATGATCCCAGCTGATCCCCACCCCCCACTGCATTATGTAATTGTATTGCTTTTTGTTCTTTGTTTAATTTGTCGTTGTTTTGTTCTTCTACCATTTGGTGTTGCAGACTTAGTGgatccatataaataaatgacgatgatgatgatgatgatgatgatgatgatgatgatggtgataataagATACTGCTGTCTGCAATTATTTTAATTGATATACGCAATTATCTTTGTGTTTCACAGCAAGCATATAACTTGTACCAAATTCACAATAGTAGCATTTTCATAGGCAACAAAattattcatttaaattaaacaattacagtcaaacaagtaaaaaaaactatttctgaAGGGGATACATTTTGATCTCTCAAACGTGTGATAAGAAAATTCCATGTTGACCTTCGTCAGGTCATGATTATTCTGACAACCATCAAGTTACGCCGACTTTATGAGACAACTTTTACAAATCTACTATCAAGACAGTAGAATATTTAGGAGAGTTTTCCCTTTTTCACATTCTACAAAAAAGTTTCTGGGAGATTGAAATCTTATATGAACCAATGTGTCCAAATAAGACCGAGACATTCGGTGCTTGGAATAAGGAACCGGATCACATGGAGGCCAGTTGgcagataaaacaaacaaacacaaacacacactttatATGGTGACcagatttattttctcttttggtAACTAGAATAAATCTAATTTCAAACtgatgttttctgtttttttttttgcaggatgcaGAGACAGATACCTAATTTGTGCCAGGTGGGCACTGAACGGGTACTGCGACTCCAGGAGGATGCCTATGAAGAAGTACTGTCCATACAGTTGTGACTTCTGCTATGGTAACTgtcttaataacattaatttatttcaatatgtTACCATGGGgctgggttgggtacgctttaccaatgtccactactccgacatggagaaggcctacaaaaaatatccgaaattatgaaaaaccgattggaaaataaaaagtcttaccttcaacccgacgctggagatctccgatggtagcaccatgctgacagcaagtgattccgattggagaagtgatcggcactgcaggctgacatcatcgcaacgtctgtcaaAAGAAATTTAAAgcgtagggcttctccatgttggaatagtggtaatcgtaaaaacaatTAACACCGATGGGGCTGACctatcaaagggtggaaagcCCTATAGCTGGTGGAAATGGGAGAAGGGGAAGCCTATGTAACAAGTATCGTGGCAGAACTTGTGCCATCACAAAACCCATTAATGTTATTGCTATCTCAGGCCAAGTGCTATGTCAGCAGCATCACCAGGATTGGTGCGTTCTTGATAAATAGGCCACCATGTCCTAAAATGCCCAGTTCATGAATAAGACTACTGACCCCTACAGGGGGGAATTGAAACTACAAGTAACACAACATTACCTCGTTACGGTCATGATTGCATTAAGTTTGAATGGGGAATATCTTGGCTCATGTACAACTTTGGGCCACGATCTACCACCACAAATGTCCTTGTTATAATGTGCCACTAGGAACAGTACCAAAAATAGCCTTAGCCTGACAAATCTTTAATGTCACACATTACAGATTTTCCTTTTCCAACGCGGATGCCCACACCCATACCACCCAGAACCAAAGTCCGATTGGTTCCAGAAGGCAGGAACGTGACCTTCAGATGTGGGAAAAAAATTATCCATAAGAAAGGCAAAGTTTAGTAAGTATGTTTTGCTTTCTGTTCCTTAGGAATTAAACATCATAAGGGCCAGTAAAATAAGCTAACCCAGggattcccaaacccagtcctcagggccccctaacagtgcaggttctccatatctccttgctggagcacaggtgtattcattactgactgacacattgtaacagatccacaggtggtcctaattatgtcacatgtgatccagaaaacctgcactgttggggagccctgaggactgggtttgggaaaccctgagtcCTAATCCCTAACACTAACTTACTTAGCGACAAACTTACAGCAGCTCCCTAAACTAACTTCTCATGGGCAGATCAAAATATGTAATGGGAGCATTtatgaaaataaatgcatgtgTAACCGTGCAAAAAAAGTGTTGCaacccatagaaaccaatcagatattgGCTTTCAATTTCTCAATAGTACTagaaaaatggcagctagaatctgattggttgctaaagaaCCAGTTCTGTTCTTTCCGTAAGGCAAGGTAAGAACTTTATCGACCAACTGGGTGGTCTCACTGACATATTATTGGTTCCTACGGGTACCatttctgttatttatttagtattataTTCTGATACCTATACTTCTCATTCATTGTTTCGGGTTTAGCTTTTTTTCTTACCTAAAGAACAAGCTGCTGCTCACTTAAATTGATCACTGCATAATGGAATCAGTCATTTTGTTGAAGATTCAAATTCAAAGCCTATCAGCTTACTAGAACCCAATATAACCAATATTCAGGAggcactggtttctagtgaatgaataggctgcattAGCATCATAGATCTTCTCATATACTCAATGTTCTATCTCCTTTAATGCCTACAGCTGGTACAAGGATAATGAGCTGCTGGAATACTCGTATCCTGGATACCTTTCTCTCAACGATGACCACATGAGTATAATTGCTAATGCCATCAATGAAGGACTCTATACCTGCATAGTGAAGAAAAGGGATCGAGTGCTGACAACCTACTCGTGGAATATAAGAGTACAAATGTGAGAAATCCAGTCATTAAATACAGATTTTGACCACGTGGGACAAACAGTTTGACTGCTTGAATGCAAACTTCAGCAATTCTCTACTGCTGGCCAGTTTTGTATTCATCGGAACGTAGTCGACCTAGAATCTCTGAGCTGGGAGGTGATACAATGAGTCTGTGTCTACTGAGAGCATAATTCCATTATTGAGCTTTGCACATATTACCCCTTACTAAATTTACATTTGCTAGGGAGGTACAAAGCCCCTTTTTCGGGTGGATTTAGTTAATTATTGTTGATATCCTAGAGATCAttcaacctgcggctctccagttGGGGtgaaactactagtcccagcattcTAAGCCTATGAGTAACCGGTGGTCATGCTGTGACTTATAGTTCCACCACGGGTAGAGATCCACAGGCTAAGTCTGAAGAATGCATATCTGAATAAAAGTCTTGCATTGATGGGACTTCAGATATTATACAATACATTTACTTATGATTGGCTGCTGAGTCCAAGCTATTTTCCTCTGTTATCAAGCATTTTCTGCAAAAATAATCTGGCTGCAGTTTTCTTCAATGGGATAACTGACAGGAAGTCTGTGTGCAAGGGGAAAAAATACATCGCCTTTCAATCACAGCTGTCTCCAATATTTTACAATCTGATAAACTTAAGACAACATAagatattttgcaatatattatTACCTAGTACAGtcaaaaaagtgtttttgtgATCTAAAATTAGCTTTAggattttgtttttcaattttacaAATAAATGGCAAAATTGCCACAACACAAGGTATATTATAATAGTTGAGATTTCTGTACACTGCATTATTACCTATGTAACaactaaagcaggcctgtccaacctgcggccctccaggtgttgtgaaactacaagccccagcatgctttgccagtagacaacctattgatagctggaagagcatgctgggacttgtagtttcacaacatctggagggctgcaggttggacaggcctgaactAAAGGGTAAAAACTAAATGAtttttcttaattaaaataattatgctgGGTATTAAAACTTACTGGAATAACCTCAGATGCTTAAAAAGAACTTCTGCCGAAAATCACATGCTTAAAATgcagacactgggcctgattcattaagaaaagttaagcaaaaaattgaggaagttttcttactcaagttttctggacaaaaccatgttgcaatgcaaggggtgcaaatgagtttattattttgcacataaggaaaatactggctgttttttcatatagcacacaaatacttgatagcttatttgtacactgaaatgtaaagttgatctaggacatgccctatcccaaatataaatttcccatcacattttgaatttacttccttctccaatgcaacatggttttgccttacttacttttgcttaactatccttaatgaaacaggcccaatgttgctgccatttgacagaaCGGACATTAAGAACTTGCAACCATGGAAACAGCAAATGCAGACCAGTTTGTTTCCATGACTACAGATTACTACTAAAGAGTGTCCATCCTTAAGAGTCTGTCAAATTTCAGCCGCAAGttctatttcaagtatcaggTGATCTTTTTAATAGGCTCAATGATTTTAATTAGGTAACATATTTTTTGAGTGGAGCTATTCTTTATAAGAATATATAAGGATTATAAATTGTATGTGTTCCACATCTGAACAAAAACCTATCTGGACCAATTCTGATACACGGACGAACATATTAATGGATCTTGAAAACTTGATTTGCGTAGTTTAATTTTATGGCTTGCGTACAATGCTGGTAATTAATAAGCAACGCGTGGGGTACGCACTCCATGATACACCACACCTCTCACAGACCCTTGTTTTTTCCCATGGTGCTACATTTTCTTATATAACACAATGAAGAAAGAATATTTAAAGCTTTGCTTTGGAAAACAATGTATCTAGTAGATTTGTGAAAATTGGGCTGGtaataaaacatttgtaaataaaatgattTGTATGATGCGTCTTTTCACTAAACTCCGGGAACATACGAAAAATTGTAAATGTGAAATTTAGAAATGTGTGTAACTTTGTTGCAAGAAATCTCTTTTTTGAAGGAGACAGTACAGTCACAAATGGGAAATCCAGATATGGCATTTGCCTATTCACAAtaacataattttatattttcactttctattttaatatttatttaatataaataagagCAGCCTACTGTAATATTCTCGATGCCCCCCTTTACCAGAGCAGTTAAATCCCACAAGCAGGGCATTTTTGACTAGTAATGCCCTGTTCAGATGGGATTATTTCTTAAATACCACAGAATGAAGTTAAATTACAGAATACTGCAAGATAACATCACAAGcactaaaactagagatgctcactgacccccgtgaattggttttggcaaaaccgcccttgtgtgttttggattttttagaaaaaaaatcctaaaatatgctgaaatcacataaattttgctctttttttgttcttacattattattaacctcaataaaactaatttcaagtaatttgcagtcactattgaccacctcataggtcacaatattatcatacactttcagacaaatactgcagcgacctggctggatggtaagcgtcagagcaatgactcaaacacacggcagttcctagcacatctaggacacattggcacatagcagtggcagaaaagaaaaaatggaggtccgccctccctcccacctctcactgtgttggatcttaaaaaggaatccaaaactcgtgagatccaagATCTGACGACGTCGTGATGACGTTTTGCTcaaggaaccaagcctgagcatctctaactaaaacattaaaaaacagaccTTGTAACAAACATTTCTGCAATCAATGTCTGGCAGGAGGTGTGAGAT
Above is a genomic segment from Mixophyes fleayi isolate aMixFle1 chromosome 11, aMixFle1.hap1, whole genome shotgun sequence containing:
- the MMP23B gene encoding matrix metalloproteinase-23 translates to MDCQKEEDVGCRQRKFTWSLLGIVGVLVLVAGILTTSTLGTWKTQVDSVVAPVPVLHLPYHPYHLRAKRYTLTPGLLKWDHFNLTFRIVSFPRNLINESDTRKGITSAFRMWSEVTAFHFKEVPASQESDLKIGFYGINHTDCLESRIHYCFDGTTGELAHAYFPQTGEIHFDDSEYWILGNTRFSWKKGVWLTDLVHVAAHEIGHSLGLMHSLNSNALMHINATLTGKKTISQDDLWGIYSLYGCRDRYLICARWALNGYCDSRRMPMKKYCPYSCDFCYDFPFPTRMPTPIPPRTKVRLVPEGRNVTFRCGKKIIHKKGKVYWYKDNELLEYSYPGYLSLNDDHMSIIANAINEGLYTCIVKKRDRVLTTYSWNIRVQM